In the Cryptococcus depauperatus CBS 7841 chromosome 4, complete sequence genome, TTCAGAAGGCGAATCTGTTGTGATGATGGAGACCGTTCTCTCTCGAGTCTATGAGAAGGTGGACTTTACGCTTTTAGTCCGACTCCTGAGATTAATCATGGACCACAATTTGGCTGATTACATCACTGCGAAGAACAACACGACATTGACCTTCAAGGATATGTCACACGTGAATGCGTATGGTATGATCAGAGGTCTtcaattctcttcatttGTTTTCCAGTATTATGGACTTGTCCTTGATCTGCTTATTCTTGGTCTAAAACGAGCTAGTGAGATAGCTGGCCCGGCTGAGGCACCAAACAACTTTTTGCAGTTCCGGACTCAAGAGGTTGAACGAAATCACCCCATTAGGTTCTATTCCCGTTATGTCGACCGCATCCACGTTCTGTTCCGTTTTACCGCTGATGAATCAAGAGACCTCATACAACGATACCTCAGTGTACAGCCCGATCCCAATAATGAGAATGTCATCGGTTACAACAACAAACGATGTTGGCCTAGGGACTGTAGGATGAGGCTAATCAAGCATGACGTCAACCTCGGACGAGCGGTGTTCTGGAATGTGAAAAATTCTTTACCAAGATCAATAACCACGATAGAATGGGAAGACAGTTTTGTGTCTGTTtattcaaaagacaatCCCCAGCTGTTATTCTCTATGTGTGGCTTTGAAGCTCGTATACTTCCTCGATGCCGAACTCAAAATGGCGAGCAGTACTCTCTCAAAGACGGTGTCTGGAATCTTACGCAAGAGTCAACGAAGGAGCGAACAGCTCAAGCATATCTACGAGTCTCTGATCAGGGTATTCAGGATTTCAACAACCGCATTCGACAGGTTCTCATGAGCTCTGGTAGTGCTACCTTTGCcaaaatcatcaacaaatgGAATACTGCACTGATTGGGTTGATGACATATTATAGAGAGGCTGTAGTTCACACTAACGAACTCCTCGACTCCCTTGTCAAAGCTGAAAACAAGGTGCAAACACGAGTCAAGATTGGTCTTAATTCCAAAATGCCTTCGCGTTTCCCTCCTTGTGTCTTCTACTCTCCCAAGGAACTCGGTGGTCTTGGTATGCTGTCTATGGGCTTCGTTCTTATACCCCAATCCGACTTGAGATGGTCCAAACAAACTGATAGTGGTGGCATCACTCACTTCAGATCTGGTATGACTcatgaagaagatcaaCTGATTCCCAACTTGTATCGGTACTTGCAGCCGTGGGAAGCTGAATTTCTGGATTCTGCAAGAGTTTGGTCTGAATATgcgatgaagaggaaagaggcTACTGTGAGTTATGTCACGTGGAGAATGCAGTTCATGACTGACATGTACTAGGCCTCTAATCGAAGACTCACTCTTGAAGATCTTGAGGATAGTTGGGATCGAGGTATCCCTCGTATCAACACATTATTccaaaaagacagacatACACTTGCTTACGATAAGGGATGGCGTGTTCGCCAGTTCTTTAGTCAATATTTCAGACTGTAAGAATTTTCACCAATGCCAGCGCATCTGCTCATGCTCTCGTTAGTCGTAATCAGCCATTCATTTGGACTAACCAAAGGCATGACGGTAAACTATGGCAACTCAACAATTATCGAGTCGATGTTATTTCTGCCTTAGGTGGTGTAGAGGGTATTCTAGAGCACTCTTTGTTCAAGGGAACTGCCTTCCCTACCTGGGAGGGTCTTTTCTGGGAGAAATCGTCGGGTTTCGAAGACAGTATGAAGAATAAACGCTTGACTAACGCTCAGCGTTCGGGTCTCTCTCAGATTCCTAATCGTCGTTTCACGATGTGGTGGTCTCCCACTATCAACCGTGCCAATGTCTATGTTGGTTTCCAAGTCCAACTTGACTTGACTGGCGTATTCATGCATGGTAAAATTCCAACCTTGAAGATTTCATTAATTCAGATCTTCCGAGCACACTTATGGCAAAGTGAGTTTCCTATGATGAGTTCTGTCTTATGTTTCTCACAAATGCACAGAGATCCACGAGTCTGTGGTCATGGATTTGTGTCAAGTTTTTGATCAGGAAATGGAAGCTCTGCAGATTGAGACGGTGCAGAAAGAGACCATTCATCCCCGAAAATCCTACAAAATGAACTCTTCAGCTTCCGAtatcttgctcttctcctCATACAAGTGGCAAATCTCTCGCCCATCCCTCCTTACTGATAACAGAGACACAATGGACGGTACCACTTCCAACAAGTTTTGGCTTGATGTTCAGCTTCGATGGGGTGATTTTGATTCTCACGATATTGAGCGTTACGCTCGTGCAAAGTACCTTGATTATTCTTCTGATAGTCAGTCTATTTACCCTTCACCGACTGGTAACCTTATTGCGATTGATCTCGCCTACAATCTCTATTCGGCCTATGGATGTTATTTCCCGGGTCTCAAACCCCTCTTACAACAGGCCATGGCGAAGGTTATGAAAGCGAATCCAGCTCTGTATGTTCTTCGTGAGCGTATTAGAAAGGGTCTCCAGCTCTATTCTTCCGAACCTACAGAACCGTATCTTAATTCATCTAATTATTCTGAGTTGTTTTCCAACCAAATCATCTGGTTTGTTGACGATACCAATGTCTATCGTGTTACAGTTCACAAAACCTTTGAAGGCAACTTAACTACTAAGCCTATTAATGGCGctatcttcatcttcaatccCCGAACAGGTcagcttttcttgaaaatcaTTCACACCTCAGTTTGGGCCGGTCAGAAGCGTCTTGGTCAGTTGGCGAAGTGGAAGACCGCCGAAGAAGTCGCGGCTTTGATCCGATCGTTGCCAGTGGAAGAACAGCCCAAGCAAATTATCGTCACTCGAAAGGGTATGCTTGATCCCTTGGAGGTACACTTGCTTGATTTCCCCAATATTGTCATCAAGGGCTCTGAATTACAATTGCCCTTCCAGGCAACGttaaagatggaaaagtttGGTGATTTGATTCTTGTGAGCCCATTCCTAATTCCTGTCGTTTAGAGAGTAAGCCTGACATCTCTTGTAGCGTGCGACTCAACCTCAGATGGTGTTGTTCAATTTGTACGACGATTGGCTGAAATCAATTTCAAGTTATACTGCCTTCTCTCGTTTGATCCTGATTCTGCGAGCATTACATGTCAACAACGAAAAATCTAAAATCATTTTGAGGCCAGACAAAAACACCATTACTGAATCTTACCGTAAGCATAAtgtatttttttttgcaatTAAAATAGGGAATCTAACATGATCTTGAAGACATCTGGCCTACTCTCAGTGATGATGAATGGATGAAAGTCGAAGTCGCTTTGAAGGATCTCATTTTGTCCGATTTTGGTAAGAGGAATAGCGTCAATGTTGCTTCTCTTACAGCCAGCGAGATCCGAGACATCATTCTGGGTATGGAGATAGCTGCCCCCTCAGTGCAGCGACAGCAGATGGCcgagattgaaaagagcGCCGAAGCTGCTGCTCAAGTTACTGCTTTGCAGACCAAAACGACTAACATCCATGGGGATGAGATCGTTGTCACAACCACCACCCAATATGAGCAACAGACCTTTGCCAGCAAATCCGACTGGCGTGTACGAGCTATCAGCGCGACCAATTTGCCTCTCCGTGTCAATCATATCTTTGTTGGCAACGACGATGTTAAGGATGATGCGGGCAGCTTCACCTATGTTATTCCCAAGAACGTCCTGCGATCCTTCATTGTCAATGCCGATCTTCGTACTCAGGTTGTCGCTTACCTTTACGGCACATCTCCTCCGGACAATAAACAGGTCAAAGAGATCAAGGCGGTCGTTTGGATTCCCCAAAGAGGTACAAACAATGGTGTGgatcttcctctctctctgcCAAAGCACGacttccttttcaaagatCTTGAACCCCTTGGTTGGATAAAGACCCAGTCGCAAGAACTGAACCACCTTTCTCCCCAGGATGTGACAACCCAAGCAAAGATCATGGCTAACCATTCCGAATGGGGACCGCAATCTATCTGTATCACATGCGCCTTTACCCCTGGCTCGGTCTCGCTCAATGCATGGGAGCTTACAGTGGCAGGTTTCGAATGGGGAAGGAAGAACGAGGATGTGACTGGTCAGAACCCTGGTTTCAACCCGTCCATGGCCAATAGAGTACAGCTACTGTTATCTGACAGAATTCTGGGTATGACACTTGTTCCCGAAGGTGGTGTATGGAATTATGGCGTCGGTTTGACTCAGAGTTGGTCTGAGAAACTTCCGTACTCGATTACGCTTGACAAACCCGAAGCATTCTGGGCTCCTTGTCACAGACCTGTAAGTTATAGCtattatatatatgtaaaATATGTTTTGTTAACATTATGTTTACAGAATGCTTTCCTTAACTTTGCCGCGATGGAGGGTGACGACGCGGCAGACGTTGAAAATAGTTTGGAGTAGATGTTGGATGATGACGGGGTCAGgataaagagaaacaaCTCAAATCTTGTGGTTTCAAAATATAAATTGGTATGTTTGTATAACATTATGATTCATTCTAGGTTCGGTTTGATGCATGACTATTTTCTGCTACTCTACCGTTCTTGCCTATGACTTGATGTGCCTTGGCATCTCAAGTTCATGAGACTGATGCTGCTATATCACTGTAACGTACACAGATCGGGACATATCAAATCAGttgggttattcatttttgcGAACTGAACAGGCGTCGTAATCGCGGAAGTaaattttggctgtgttcaATTCGGTCCGAATTGTATAGGGTTAAGGTGTTCATTATCACGAACTGAACTGTGTTCAACTCGCCCTTggaaatgaataaccctaATCTTCAAAAATTCCCCTTTTGCCATTCTAATCAGCAATTTAAACTTATTATGTATCTGATACGAAAAAAAATCAGGACGACGGGCTAAAAAATGACTGGTTATCAATACAGTGGTGTAATCATTTCTTTGGAATTGTTCAAATTCGTTTCCCTTTCAACACAATTGACGTCTTCTCAATTTTTTGATGTTTGGGCGTTTGTTTGCAAACAACCTGTAGGTGCAATGCTTCAAATCGCTTACTCAAACATCAGCAGGCATCATTCATTATTATTTCATAGAGTGAAGCAAGATAACAACTCATATAAGAGGGGGATTGATTGCCTAAATGACCAAGAGTATACAAAATGTTAACAAGATTTACCAAGAATATGAAAAGAATAGAGATCGAATTGAG is a window encoding:
- a CDS encoding pre-mRNA-processing-splicing factor 8, whose amino-acid sequence is MSSAPPGFGAPPPIMGVQPNGSEVTEGNFFGQLSKEEIEKKARKWRASQKKKFNTKRRQGGGGGIDFGKADLPPEHLRKIIKDHGDMSNRKFRNDKRVHLGALKYVPHAVMKLLENIPMPWEQVREVPVLYHISGAITFVNEIPRVIEPVYHAQWASMWLAMRREKRDRRHFKRMRFPPFDDEEPPMDYGDNVLDVEPLEAIQLELDEEDDEAILDWFYDPKPLIDSSQVNGSSYKYFQLTLPQMANLYRIGRQLLSDYSDKNAFYLFDKKSFFTAKALNIALPGGPKFEPLFRDMDAFDEDWNEFNDINKIIIRNVIRSEYKVAFPHLYNSLPRSVHIGPYHEPKNVYIKTDDPDLPAFYFDPLINPISQRVVQEAHTSLVTHEDRVFGYGNEEDDFEPPEELNPFLEKQTLENENTADAIALYWAPYPYNLRSGRMRRAQDIPMVKNLYLEHCPADQRVKIRVSYQKLLKVYVLNALRHKAPKAMVKRNLFKSLKNTKFFQSTTLDWVEAGLQVCRQGYNMLNLLIHRKNLNYLHLDYNLNLKPIKTLTTKERKKSRFGNAFHLCREILRLTKLIVDAHVQFRLGNVDAFQLADGLQYMFAHVGQLTGMYRYKYKLMKQIRMCKDLKHLIYSRFNTGPVGKGPGVGFWAPGWRVWLFFMRGIVPLLERWLGNLLARQFEGRNSKGVAKTVTKQRVESHFDLELRAAVMHDILDMMPEGVKQNKAKTILQHLSEAWRCWKANIPWKVPGMPAPIENIILRYVKSKADWWTSVAHYNRERIRRGATVDKAVVRKNLGRLTRLYLKAEQERQNGYLKDGPYITSEEGTAVLISTAHWFESRKFAPIPFPPLSYKHDTKLLVLALEKLKEAYSVHGRLNQSQREELALVEQAYDNPHECLSRIKRLLLTQRAFKEAGIEFFDTYDKLIPCYDIEPIEKISDSYLDQYLHYEADKRRLFPNWIKPSDNEPPPLLVYKWCQGINNLTDIWDTSEGESVVMMETVLSRVYEKVDFTLLVRLLRLIMDHNLADYITAKNNTTLTFKDMSHVNAYGMIRGLQFSSFVFQYYGLVLDLLILGLKRASEIAGPAEAPNNFLQFRTQEVERNHPIRFYSRYVDRIHVLFRFTADESRDLIQRYLSVQPDPNNENVIGYNNKRCWPRDCRMRLIKHDVNLGRAVFWNVKNSLPRSITTIEWEDSFVSVYSKDNPQLLFSMCGFEARILPRCRTQNGEQYSLKDGVWNLTQESTKERTAQAYLRVSDQGIQDFNNRIRQVLMSSGSATFAKIINKWNTALIGLMTYYREAVVHTNELLDSLVKAENKVQTRVKIGLNSKMPSRFPPCVFYSPKELGGLGMLSMGFVLIPQSDLRWSKQTDSGGITHFRSGMTHEEDQLIPNLYRYLQPWEAEFLDSARVWSEYAMKRKEATASNRRLTLEDLEDSWDRGIPRINTLFQKDRHTLAYDKGWRVRQFFSQYFRLRNQPFIWTNQRHDGKLWQLNNYRVDVISALGGVEGILEHSLFKGTAFPTWEGLFWEKSSGFEDSMKNKRLTNAQRSGLSQIPNRRFTMWWSPTINRANVYVGFQVQLDLTGVFMHGKIPTLKISLIQIFRAHLWQKIHESVVMDLCQVFDQEMEALQIETVQKETIHPRKSYKMNSSASDILLFSSYKWQISRPSLLTDNRDTMDGTTSNKFWLDVQLRWGDFDSHDIERYARAKYLDYSSDSQSIYPSPTGNLIAIDLAYNLYSAYGCYFPGLKPLLQQAMAKVMKANPALYVLRERIRKGLQLYSSEPTEPYLNSSNYSELFSNQIIWFVDDTNVYRVTVHKTFEGNLTTKPINGAIFIFNPRTGQLFLKIIHTSVWAGQKRLGQLAKWKTAEEVAALIRSLPVEEQPKQIIVTRKGMLDPLEVHLLDFPNIVIKGSELQLPFQATLKMEKFGDLILRATQPQMVLFNLYDDWLKSISSYTAFSRLILILRALHVNNEKSKIILRPDKNTITESYHIWPTLSDDEWMKVEVALKDLILSDFGKRNSVNVASLTASEIRDIILGMEIAAPSVQRQQMAEIEKSAEAAAQVTALQTKTTNIHGDEIVVTTTTQYEQQTFASKSDWRVRAISATNLPLRVNHIFVGNDDVKDDAGSFTYVIPKNVLRSFIVNADLRTQVVAYLYGTSPPDNKQVKEIKAVVWIPQRGTNNGVDLPLSLPKHDFLFKDLEPLGWIKTQSQELNHLSPQDVTTQAKIMANHSEWGPQSICITCAFTPGSVSLNAWELTVAGFEWGRKNEDVTGQNPGFNPSMANRVQLLLSDRILGMTLVPEGGVWNYGVGLTQSWSEKLPYSITLDKPEAFWAPCHRPNAFLNFAAMEGDDAADVENSLE